The following proteins are encoded in a genomic region of Ovis canadensis isolate MfBH-ARS-UI-01 breed Bighorn chromosome 12, ARS-UI_OviCan_v2, whole genome shotgun sequence:
- the TMEM88B gene encoding transmembrane protein 88B — MSDQERETEEDEGRDPSDTAPMLPRRLPDRQASDLMSPRWASLAAQGLGTLLLQGWALARLLLHLLLPAAVFLLVLLPAAAVVYLGFLCHSRVHPAPSPACRALLSDRGSAAVIVSGFLSLPPLLVLASAARAHLARRLHSLLPPPTWSPGPRRQSDGEKQLCAWV, encoded by the exons ATGAGTGAtcaggagagggagacagaggaggatGAGGGACGAGACCCTTCAGACACAGCACCCATGCTGCCCCGGAGGCTTCCTGACCGCCAGGCTTCAGACCTGATGTCCCCAAGGTGGGCAAGCCTGGCTGCCCAAGGCCTGGGGACCCTGCTGCTCCAAGGATGGGCCCTGGCCCGGCTCCTGCTCCACCTGCTGCTGCCTGCAGCTGTGttcctgctggtgctgctgcctgCAGCTGCCGTCGTGTACCTGGGATTCCTGTGTCACTCGAGG GTCCACCCGGCGCCCAGCCCCGCGTGCCGCGCGCTGCTGTCCGACCGCGGCTCCGCGGCGGTCATCGTGTCGGGCTTCCTCTCGCTGCCTCCGCTGCTGGTGCTCGCCTCGGCCGCTCGCGCCCACCTGGCCCGACGCCTCCACTCGCTGCTGCCGCCCCCTACTTGGAGCCCCGGACCCCGCCGCCAGTCCGACGGGGAGAAGCAGCTCTGCGCCTGGGTGTGA
- the ANKRD65 gene encoding ankyrin repeat domain-containing protein 65, whose amino-acid sequence MEGPVAGPGQHTEDPQPGLDWGQPGPPATMPDSCSFQMDSGVSEPGEQGLTEAGPEQELRWLDLGSEEALGAGTQGPSTPQAWGHLLQAVWKGHTGLVTQLLRQGASVEERDPAGRTPLHLAVLRGHVSLVRLLLQRGAQVGAADRAGRTPLHEAAWHGPSRVAELLLRRGAPANARCLAGITPLHWAAALGRTLMAGHLLAAPQPGPTAADARGWTAAHWAAAGGQLAVLELLRANGGVRLDGVLLVAAEAGRATALRLLLAQGALVDARNGVGATVLGVAASLGRQQDMEVLLEYGADPSLTDRHGRSPLHRAAAGGHLLAVQLLAAWGAEVDSRDLLGLTPLHHAARGGHIEVTGHLLDRGAEVNAAGWLHKTPLHLAMEHGHGPTAELLLSRGASPTLRTRWGDMAQDLWPALCGEQEGS is encoded by the exons ATGGAAGGGCCTGTGGCTGGGCCAGGACAGCATACAGAGGACCCCCAGCCGGGACTGGACTGGGGCCAGCCTGGGCCTCCAGCAACCATGCCTGATTCATGTTCTTTCCAGATGGACTCTGGGGTCTCAGAGCCTGGGGAGCAGGGCCTGACAGAGGCAGGGCCAGAGCAGGAACTGCGGTGGTTGGATCTGGGCTCCGAGGAGGCTCTGGGAGCTGGGACACAGGGGCCCAGCACCCCACAGGCCTGGGGGCACCTGCTGCAGGCTGTGTGGAAGGGTCACACGGGCCTGGTGACACAGCTGCTGCGGCAAGGGGCCAGTGTGGAGGAGAG GGACCCCGCGGGCCGGACTCCGCTCCACCTAGCTGTATTGCGCGGCCACGTGTCGCTGGTGCGTCTCCTGCTGCAGCGCGGGGCTCAGGTTGGAGCCGCAGACCGCGCGGGACGCACACCGCTGCACGAAGCTGCCTGGCACGGGCCGTCGCGGgtggcagagctgctgctgcGGCGCGGGGCGCCGGCGAATGCACGCTGCCTGGCCGGCATCACACCGCTGCACTGGGCCGCCGCGCTGGGCCGCACGCTGATGGCTGGGCACCTGCTGGCGGCGCCGCAACCGGGCCCGACAGCGGCAGACGCGCGCGGCTGGACGGCGGCGCACTGGGCGGCCGCGGGAGGCCAGCTGGCAGTGCTCGAGCTGCTGCGGGCGAACGGTGGCGTGCGCCTAGATGGCGTCCTGCTCGTGGCGGCCGAGGCTGGGCGCGCAACTGCGCTTCGTCTCCTTCTGGCTCAAGGGGCGCTGGTGGACGCCCGGAATGGTGTGGGGGCCACTGTGCTGGGCGTCGCGGCCAGCCTGGGCCGCCAGCAG gaCATGGAGGTGCTGCTTGAGTACGGGGCAGACCCAAGCCTCACAGACAGGCATGGCCGCTCTCCACTCCACAGGGCTGCTGCTGGTGGACATCTGCTTGCCGTCCAGCTGCTGGCTGCCTGGGGAGCAGAGGTGGATTCTCGGGACCTGTTGGGCCTCACCCCCCTGCACCACGCTGCCCGGGGAGGCCACATAGAGGTCACTGGCCACCTCCTGGACAGGGGTGCAGAGGTCAATGCCGCTGGCTGGCTCCACAAGACCCCCCTGCATCTCGCCATGGAGCATGGCCATGGCCCCACCGCAGAGCTTTTGCTGAGCCGAGGGGCCAGCCCCACCCTGCGGACACGGTGGGGGGATATGGCCCAGGACCTGTGGCCTGCCCTctgtggagagcaggaggggtCCTAG
- the MRPL20 gene encoding large ribosomal subunit protein bL20m — MVFLSAPLWLRNRITDRYWRVQEVLKHARHFQGRKNRCYRLAVRAVTRAFVRCTRARSLKKRNLRTLWINRITAASQEHGLKYPAFILNLIKCQVELNRKVLADLAIYEPKTFKSLAALSKRRREEGFVAALGDGKEPEGIFSRVAQHH; from the exons ATGGTCTTCCTCAGTGCGCCGCTCTGGCTGCGGAACCGCATCACCGACCGCTACTGGAGGGTTCAGGAGGTGCTGAAGCACGCGCGG CACTTCCAAGGGAGGAAGAATCGGTGCTACCGGCTGGCCGTCAGGGCTGTGACGCGAGCGTTCGTGCGATGCACGCGAGCCCGCAGTCTGAAGAAAAGGAACCTGCGGACG CTCTGGATTAATCGAATTACAGCTGCCTCCCAGGAACATGGTCTGAAATACCCAGCATTCATCCTCAATTTGATTAAG TGCCAGGTGGAGCTCAACAGGAAAGTACTTGCAGATCTAGCCATCTATGAACCAAAGACTTTTAAATCTCTGGCTGCTTTGTCCAAAAGAAGGCGAGAAGAAGGATTTGTTGCTGCCTTGGGGGATGGGAAGGAGCCTGAAGGAATTTTTTCCAGGGTGGCACAGCACCACTGA
- the CCNL2 gene encoding cyclin-L2 isoform X1 — protein sequence MAAAAGAGAQGSTAPAVAAGTPGSGGTAPASQGVLIGDRLYSGVLITLENCLLPDDKLRFTPSMSSGLDTDTETDLRVVGCELIQAAGILLRLPQVAMATGQVLFQRFFYTKSFVKHSMEHVSMACVHLASKIEEAPRRIRDVINVFHRLRHLREKKKPVPLLLDQDYVNLKNQIIKAERRVLKELGFCVHVKHPHKIIVMYLQVLECERNQHLVQTSWNYMNDSLRTDVFVRFQPESIACACIYLAARTLEIPLPNRPHWFLLFGATEEEIQEICLKILQLYTRKKVDLTHLESEVEKRRHALDEAKAQAKGLLPSSTQVLDSASRFSPAPKPVESPKEGKGNKPSPLSVKNTKRKVEGVKKTKVDSPVNGLPKGQGSRSRSGSHEQSYSRSPSRSASPKRRKSDSGSTSGGSKSQSRSRSRSDSPPRQAHRGAPYKGSKVRSYRRSKDCNYSAQKPHKSRSRSSSRSRSHSRERADTSGKYKKKSHYYREQRRERSRSYERTGHRYERDHPGHSRHRR from the exons atggcggcggcggccggggccGGGGCTCAAGGGTCGACGGCCCCCGCGGTAGCGGCTGGCACGCCGGGCTCCGGAGGCACAGCCCCCGCGTCACAGGGGGTGCTGATCGGGGACCGGCTGTACTCCGGGGTGCTCATCACTTTGGAGAACTGCCTTCTGCCCGACGACAAGCTCCGCTTCACGCCGTCCATGTCGAGTGGCCTCGACACCGACACGGAAACCGACCTCCGCGTGGTGGGCTGCGAGCTCATCCAGGCGGCCGGCATCCTGCTCCGCCTGCCGCAG GTGGCCATGGCTACCGGGCAGGTGTTGTTCCAGCGGTTCTTCTACACCAAGTCCTTTGTGAAGCATTCCATGGAG CACGTGTCAATGGCCTGTGTTCACCTGGCCTCCAAGATAGAAGAGGCTCCAAGGCGGATACGGGACGTCATCAACGTGTTTCATCGCCTTCGACATCTGCGAGAGAAAAA AAAACCTGTGCCTCTCCTCTTGGATCAAGATTACGTTAACTTAAAGAATCAAATTATAAAGGCGGAAAGGCGAGTTCTCAAGGAGCTGGGTTTCTGCGTCCACGTGAAGCACCCTCACAAG ATAATCGTTATGTACCTTCAGGTGTTAGAGTGTGAGCGTAACCAACACCTGGTCCAGACTTCATG GAACTACATGAACGACAGCCTTCGCACAGATGTTTTTGTGAGGTTCCAGCCTGAGAGCATCGCCTGTGCCTGCATCTATCTGGCTGCCCGGACGCTGGAG ATCCCTTTACCCAATCGTCCCCAttggtttcttttgtttggaGCAACTGAAGAAGAAATTCAAGAGATCTGCTTAAAAATCCTGCAGCTGTATACTCGGAAAAAG GTTGATCTGACTCACCTGGAGAGTGAAGTGGAGAAGCGCAGGCACGCCCTTGATGAGGCAAAGGCACAAGCCAAGGGCCTGCTGCCCAGCAGCACCCAGGTGCTGGACAGTGCATCGCGGTTCTCGCCTGCCCCCAAGCCTG TGGAATCCCCCaaagaaggcaaaggaaacaagccTTCCCCACTCTCCGTGAAGAACACCAAGAGGAAAGTGGAGGGTGTGAAGAAAACCAAGGTGGACAGTCCAGTGAATGG CTTGCCAAAGGGGCAGGGGAGTCGAAGTCGGAGCGGGAGTCACGAGCAGAGCTACTCAAGGTCCCCGTCACGTTCTGCGTCCCCTAAGAGAAG GAAAAGTGACAGTGGCTCCACATCTGGTGGGTCCAAGTCACAGAGCCGCTCGCGGAGCCGGAGTGACTCCCCACCACGTCAGGCTCATCGGGGTGCCCCCTACAAAGGCTCCAAGGTGCGGAGCTACCGGAGATCCAAGGACTGCAACTACTCTGCCCAGAAGCCACACAAGTCCCGGAGCCGGAGCTCCTCCCGCTCTCGGAGCCACTCACGGGAGCGGGCGGATACTTCtggaaaatacaagaaaaaaagtcattaCTATAGAGAACAGCGACGAGAGCGTTCTCGGTCTTATGAGCGAACAGGCCATCGCTATGAGCGGGACCATCCTGGGCACAGCAGGCACcggaggtga
- the CCNL2 gene encoding cyclin-L2 isoform X4: protein MAAAAGAGAQGSTAPAVAAGTPGSGGTAPASQGVLIGDRLYSGVLITLENCLLPDDKLRFTPSMSSGLDTDTETDLRVVGCELIQAAGILLRLPQVAMATGQVLFQRFFYTKSFVKHSMEHVSMACVHLASKIEEAPRRIRDVINVFHRLRHLREKKKPVPLLLDQDYVNLKNQIIKAERRVLKELGFCVHVKHPHKIIVMYLQVLECERNQHLVQTSWVASEGK, encoded by the exons atggcggcggcggccggggccGGGGCTCAAGGGTCGACGGCCCCCGCGGTAGCGGCTGGCACGCCGGGCTCCGGAGGCACAGCCCCCGCGTCACAGGGGGTGCTGATCGGGGACCGGCTGTACTCCGGGGTGCTCATCACTTTGGAGAACTGCCTTCTGCCCGACGACAAGCTCCGCTTCACGCCGTCCATGTCGAGTGGCCTCGACACCGACACGGAAACCGACCTCCGCGTGGTGGGCTGCGAGCTCATCCAGGCGGCCGGCATCCTGCTCCGCCTGCCGCAG GTGGCCATGGCTACCGGGCAGGTGTTGTTCCAGCGGTTCTTCTACACCAAGTCCTTTGTGAAGCATTCCATGGAG CACGTGTCAATGGCCTGTGTTCACCTGGCCTCCAAGATAGAAGAGGCTCCAAGGCGGATACGGGACGTCATCAACGTGTTTCATCGCCTTCGACATCTGCGAGAGAAAAA AAAACCTGTGCCTCTCCTCTTGGATCAAGATTACGTTAACTTAAAGAATCAAATTATAAAGGCGGAAAGGCGAGTTCTCAAGGAGCTGGGTTTCTGCGTCCACGTGAAGCACCCTCACAAG ATAATCGTTATGTACCTTCAGGTGTTAGAGTGTGAGCGTAACCAACACCTGGTCCAGACTTCATG GGTAGCCTCTGAGGGTAAGTGA
- the CCNL2 gene encoding cyclin-L2 isoform X2, producing the protein MATGQVLFQRFFYTKSFVKHSMEHVSMACVHLASKIEEAPRRIRDVINVFHRLRHLREKKKPVPLLLDQDYVNLKNQIIKAERRVLKELGFCVHVKHPHKIIVMYLQVLECERNQHLVQTSWNYMNDSLRTDVFVRFQPESIACACIYLAARTLEIPLPNRPHWFLLFGATEEEIQEICLKILQLYTRKKVDLTHLESEVEKRRHALDEAKAQAKGLLPSSTQVLDSASRFSPAPKPVESPKEGKGNKPSPLSVKNTKRKVEGVKKTKVDSPVNGLPKGQGSRSRSGSHEQSYSRSPSRSASPKRRKSDSGSTSGGSKSQSRSRSRSDSPPRQAHRGAPYKGSKVRSYRRSKDCNYSAQKPHKSRSRSSSRSRSHSRERADTSGKYKKKSHYYREQRRERSRSYERTGHRYERDHPGHSRHRR; encoded by the exons ATGGCTACCGGGCAGGTGTTGTTCCAGCGGTTCTTCTACACCAAGTCCTTTGTGAAGCATTCCATGGAG CACGTGTCAATGGCCTGTGTTCACCTGGCCTCCAAGATAGAAGAGGCTCCAAGGCGGATACGGGACGTCATCAACGTGTTTCATCGCCTTCGACATCTGCGAGAGAAAAA AAAACCTGTGCCTCTCCTCTTGGATCAAGATTACGTTAACTTAAAGAATCAAATTATAAAGGCGGAAAGGCGAGTTCTCAAGGAGCTGGGTTTCTGCGTCCACGTGAAGCACCCTCACAAG ATAATCGTTATGTACCTTCAGGTGTTAGAGTGTGAGCGTAACCAACACCTGGTCCAGACTTCATG GAACTACATGAACGACAGCCTTCGCACAGATGTTTTTGTGAGGTTCCAGCCTGAGAGCATCGCCTGTGCCTGCATCTATCTGGCTGCCCGGACGCTGGAG ATCCCTTTACCCAATCGTCCCCAttggtttcttttgtttggaGCAACTGAAGAAGAAATTCAAGAGATCTGCTTAAAAATCCTGCAGCTGTATACTCGGAAAAAG GTTGATCTGACTCACCTGGAGAGTGAAGTGGAGAAGCGCAGGCACGCCCTTGATGAGGCAAAGGCACAAGCCAAGGGCCTGCTGCCCAGCAGCACCCAGGTGCTGGACAGTGCATCGCGGTTCTCGCCTGCCCCCAAGCCTG TGGAATCCCCCaaagaaggcaaaggaaacaagccTTCCCCACTCTCCGTGAAGAACACCAAGAGGAAAGTGGAGGGTGTGAAGAAAACCAAGGTGGACAGTCCAGTGAATGG CTTGCCAAAGGGGCAGGGGAGTCGAAGTCGGAGCGGGAGTCACGAGCAGAGCTACTCAAGGTCCCCGTCACGTTCTGCGTCCCCTAAGAGAAG GAAAAGTGACAGTGGCTCCACATCTGGTGGGTCCAAGTCACAGAGCCGCTCGCGGAGCCGGAGTGACTCCCCACCACGTCAGGCTCATCGGGGTGCCCCCTACAAAGGCTCCAAGGTGCGGAGCTACCGGAGATCCAAGGACTGCAACTACTCTGCCCAGAAGCCACACAAGTCCCGGAGCCGGAGCTCCTCCCGCTCTCGGAGCCACTCACGGGAGCGGGCGGATACTTCtggaaaatacaagaaaaaaagtcattaCTATAGAGAACAGCGACGAGAGCGTTCTCGGTCTTATGAGCGAACAGGCCATCGCTATGAGCGGGACCATCCTGGGCACAGCAGGCACcggaggtga
- the CCNL2 gene encoding cyclin-L2 isoform X3 — MNDSLRTDVFVRFQPESIACACIYLAARTLEIPLPNRPHWFLLFGATEEEIQEICLKILQLYTRKKVDLTHLESEVEKRRHALDEAKAQAKGLLPSSTQVLDSASRFSPAPKPVESPKEGKGNKPSPLSVKNTKRKVEGVKKTKVDSPVNGLPKGQGSRSRSGSHEQSYSRSPSRSASPKRRKSDSGSTSGGSKSQSRSRSRSDSPPRQAHRGAPYKGSKVRSYRRSKDCNYSAQKPHKSRSRSSSRSRSHSRERADTSGKYKKKSHYYREQRRERSRSYERTGHRYERDHPGHSRHRR, encoded by the exons ATGAACGACAGCCTTCGCACAGATGTTTTTGTGAGGTTCCAGCCTGAGAGCATCGCCTGTGCCTGCATCTATCTGGCTGCCCGGACGCTGGAG ATCCCTTTACCCAATCGTCCCCAttggtttcttttgtttggaGCAACTGAAGAAGAAATTCAAGAGATCTGCTTAAAAATCCTGCAGCTGTATACTCGGAAAAAG GTTGATCTGACTCACCTGGAGAGTGAAGTGGAGAAGCGCAGGCACGCCCTTGATGAGGCAAAGGCACAAGCCAAGGGCCTGCTGCCCAGCAGCACCCAGGTGCTGGACAGTGCATCGCGGTTCTCGCCTGCCCCCAAGCCTG TGGAATCCCCCaaagaaggcaaaggaaacaagccTTCCCCACTCTCCGTGAAGAACACCAAGAGGAAAGTGGAGGGTGTGAAGAAAACCAAGGTGGACAGTCCAGTGAATGG CTTGCCAAAGGGGCAGGGGAGTCGAAGTCGGAGCGGGAGTCACGAGCAGAGCTACTCAAGGTCCCCGTCACGTTCTGCGTCCCCTAAGAGAAG GAAAAGTGACAGTGGCTCCACATCTGGTGGGTCCAAGTCACAGAGCCGCTCGCGGAGCCGGAGTGACTCCCCACCACGTCAGGCTCATCGGGGTGCCCCCTACAAAGGCTCCAAGGTGCGGAGCTACCGGAGATCCAAGGACTGCAACTACTCTGCCCAGAAGCCACACAAGTCCCGGAGCCGGAGCTCCTCCCGCTCTCGGAGCCACTCACGGGAGCGGGCGGATACTTCtggaaaatacaagaaaaaaagtcattaCTATAGAGAACAGCGACGAGAGCGTTCTCGGTCTTATGAGCGAACAGGCCATCGCTATGAGCGGGACCATCCTGGGCACAGCAGGCACcggaggtga